A single Anopheles funestus chromosome 2RL, idAnoFuneDA-416_04, whole genome shotgun sequence DNA region contains:
- the LOC125766101 gene encoding AF4/FMR2 family member lilli isoform X3: protein MNKSLYPRHDDEHERMERRERDKQARAQLQAEREPEPTAPLFAAPVKVQSPSDTDMHIAQRLGNFEAAKKHILEPYTSYQVIGIAPTPSTPLRPSSVMPSLVSGSHHRSLPPKTNSNSSSTISNSIANFVKPADNRSMYNGRPSSLSGSSAGRSQLPVHYSSSTSSSTSAPGSFNKHEVHGVSSKGPPLSIPPSVMNGRASSGGSIGSSSSSGGTGGPSFGSDKLPSQMPNGRLPQNSSDISTPLKQGSNVEKILHEMKKNILTPLTEIGATPRKELESKFNFNNPSANKRHVYATPGFLEPLVGGAAKSSLSGLAMLRPLGSNIEDDNLNNGSDSDDGGDGGSKKRNSSDTSSNESAEESSSEDSNIGNKRGGSIPISSVPMSGEVNGNVGSIAGVEGVIGSAGTGGGSAGGNTSPVRRPSDWSLLNFLKQPTSSSQQVPTSESAPHIGGATGDRSGLHHHHQHQHHNLQRALEENSISSPLRPQRLSGVSDGVQGFIASHIADGRSATGAPVKNEPLPPLDDDHLSNASSSASNGELPAGTGMSSSGINASSSSSSYVKQEPYPSENSASPTPGIKSELKDDGADRLSLSSPAKSPEQQHHPVGSFNLHHRQQQNFFGDSIVEQEDVICALQEAKEFSLIKPISSMSDSDSEDADVPSTVGGDHEQHRVNLHHVNAHIVLQPEGEAVVSGNGVAVSATSNNTKKKKWKRKLIAGSGNEREARDSSTSSEDERYGATRRSRSQSFEKDKTHLKARGRVRKGHNTHSSGGGGGGTTSAASSARYSDADSIASGGGGHRSSKTSSHGSTPTKKGGTASVVNSVAYTHGIGDTGGVAGIMSPPISIPSVDRIVLSKKVASRKSRSSKIRSSETVLSTESSSTSSGSSIEAGGVASSADSADSDSGNERSIPAPVDIAPVVPVVKTKKHKTKKKHDKTITVDVPTTNISTSKGNKVIAGEVSNKHGPSNGSGSSRSNNNFNLHNLSSDSNDERASALSSPFQSNGGKVTEVTTSGSFSKKSHKLSMNQTLAQEDETRVSNTNGNKTVDDDDDDDDDRSDTHSDSDSDTPTKKETQKQNKNKKAALFARVFINTAAGSGGKGKGGKGKGGKGKGQVYIDHVDELNVTKSNGTSTTPNANSQTVTNAEQRRSTQQHLIVPELLGNVETPPRPSSETGESRPNSRATGVIAAVSPTLDKMLFSHTSGALSNNNLSLVCRIDLSRLLKIPPPPAQNRPQSGLRAHESYNAHRSASSARQKSSSPYDQLHGKRRRNSVGQQEQHDRSGSSVHSSSSTPRLLEDRVTYGGSVPSRILADDCSPVLENGGGSLRHRSNSINSDHSGAAQKAREYRGGIDAAYGNNSPSMHQRHNHHTTYTNHHHLGSQSEINSKGVESEKYDEKLLAKSEKLNYDEQQQRLKEDKASSLLFGGSRVGNGKYSSYSGVIKQEGSAGAAQSIIKQEYNREELMVDSKLGKQPVGSILTNGTAGEGESIGTLGGSGRMRKRSTSAGSNNTYKEKRRKKDKSSANLQTDQLDQLPPTNHDRLDECALGANSGRTALTTERSSIGGQQHPAALHHSSSNHQSQQQQHLISSVSSGNGFDSVNAPITDGNVGTPVEIPVQIKKVYVSYFERSDEIPEIRDQSRFLSEAKRLKHAADREGDHLAQAMLYLEAVLFFLLTGDTMERDPITEKAAFTMYKDTLCLIKFISSKFRSQLQNQTVQGNIHTKVAILSLRCQSLIYLKLYKMRRLEMKETAKTIGEFNHKTSTVPAELANGNTPSPLSPTSVGSQSSGYSSGQNNHVGSIPPMNSSPAQCIIMPINVHNAYQKQTTLFTHLSTCLDLWEQADSLVSRGNHVEFFIELDHENGPMTLHSSLHNVVKYVQAGIQKLRRM from the exons CAAAGTCCATCCGATACGGATATGCACATCGCACAGCGACTCGGCAATTTCGAAGCAGCTAAGAAGCACATCCTGGAACCGTACACGTCGTATCAAGTGATCGGTATCGCGCCTACCCCTTCGACGCCACTGCGTCCTTCCAGCGTGATGCCCAGCCTGGTCTCTGGCAGCCACCATCGGTCgcttccaccaaaaaccaataGCAATAGTAGTAGTACCATTAGCAATAGTATCGCCAATTTCGTTAAGCCAGCCGACAATCGCTCCATGTACAATGGACGACCATCGTCGTTGTCGGGATCGAGCGCGGGACGAAGCCAACTACCAGTACATTACTCGTCCTCAACTTCCTCGTCCACTTCCGCGCCTGGGTCGTTCAACAAACACGAG GTGCATGGAGTCTCATCAAAAGGACCGCCTTTATCTATTCCGCCTTCGGTAATGAATGGGCGAGCATCGTCTGGGGGAAGCATcggcagcagtagtagtagcggTGGAACAGGTGGCCCATCCTTCGGCAGTGATAAGTTACCCTCGCAGATGCCCAACGGTCGACTGCCCCAG aacTCAAGTGATATTTCAACTCCGCTCAAACAGGGCAGCAACGTTGAGAAGATATTGCACGAAATGAAGAAGAACATCTTGACGCCGCTGACGGAGATTGGGGCAACGCCGCGTAAGGAGCTGGAATCGAAGTTTAACTTCAACAACCCGAGCGCAAACAAGAGGCACGTTTATGCCACCCCGGGGTTTTTGGAGCCATTAGTGGGAGGTGCCGCGAAATCGTCCC TTTCCGGATTGGCGATGCTTCGTCCACTAGG CTCAAACATAGAGGACGATAATCTGAACAACGGTTCCGACAGTGATGATGGTGGAGATGGCGGATCAAAGAAACGAAATTCTAGTGATACCTCATCGAACGAAAGTGCAGAAGAATCGTCGAGCGAGGACTCCAACATTGGCAATAAACGGGGAGGAAGCATTCCCATTTCCAGCGTTCCGATGAGTGGAGAAGTTAATGGAAACGTTGGTAGCATAGCAGGAGTTGAAGGAGTGATTGGATCGGCTGGAACAGGTGGTGGTAGTGCCGGTGGAAACACCAGTCCCGTGAGGAGACCGAGCGATTGGTCGCTTTTAAATTTCCTAAAGCAACCTACCAGCAGTAGTCAACAAGTGCCAACAAGCGAAAGTGCCCCCCATAttggtggtgccaccggggaCCGTTCTGgtttgcatcatcatcatcaacatcaacaccaTAATCTGCAGCGCGCGCTCGAGGAAAATTCCATATCATCTCCATTGCGACCGCAACGATTGAGCGGTGTAAGTGACGGTGTACAAGGATTCATTGCATCCCACATCGCGGACGGACGGTCCGCCACTGGTGCCCCAGTAAAAAACGAACCCCTACCACCGTTGGACGATGACCACTTGTCAAACGCAAGCAGTAGTGCAAGCAATGGCGAACTGCCTGCAGGCACGGGTATGTCTTCGTCCGGTATCAATGCATCATCCTCGTCGTCATCGTACGTGAAACAAGAACCGTATCCCAGCGAAAATAGTGCCTCGCCTACGCCCGGTATCAAAAGTGAGCTAAAGGATGACGGTGCCGACCGGTTATCGTTGTCCAGTCCCGCGAAAAGTCCGGAACAACAGCATCATCCGGTTGGTAGTTTCAATCTTCACCACCGTCAACAGCAGAACTTTTTCGGCGACAGTATCGTCGAGCAGGAAGATGTGATATGTGCCCTACAGGAAGCCAAAGAGTTTAGCCTGATCAAACCTATCTCGAGCATGTCGGATTCCGATTCGGAAGATGCAGATGTACCTAGTACCGTTGGCGGAGATCATGAGCAGCATCGTGTAAATTTGCATCACGTTAACGCGCATATAGTTCTTCAGCCAGAAGGTGAAGCCGTAGTGTCTGGTAATGGTGTAGCAGTATCGGCCACATCTAACaatacgaagaagaaaaagtggaAACGTAAGCTGATCGCCGGTTCCGGAAACGAACGTGAAGCTCGCGACAGTTCAACTAGCAGTGAAGACGAACGGTATGGTGCTACAAGGCGGAGTCGATCGCAGTCCTTTGAGAAGGATAAAACACATCTGAAAGCACGGGGACGAGTGCGCAAAGGACACAATACTCATAGCAGtggaggaggtggtggtggtactaCGAGTGCCGCATCCAGTGCTCGCTATTCAGATGCGGACTCGATAGCAAGCGGCGGTGGTGGGCACCGGTCCAGCAAAACGTCATCACACGGATCGACACCAACGAAAAAGGGTGGTACCGCGTCGGTGGTAAACTCCGTAGCGTACACTCACGGAATAGGTGATACGGGAGGTGTTGCGGGTATAATGAGCCCTCCGATTAGCATACCGTCTGTGGATAGAATTGTGCTTTCGAAAAAAGTAGCATCCCGCAAATCGCGCTCCTCGAAGATTCGCAGCAGCGAAACAGTGCTTTCTACAGAGAGTAGTTCCACATCTTCTGGTTCTTCTATCGAAGCTGGTGGAGTAGCATCATCAGCAGATTCTGCCGATTCAGATTCTGGCAATGAACGATCGATACCGGCACCAGTTGATATCGCTCCCGTTGTGCCAGTGGTGAAGacgaagaaacataaaacgaagaaaaagcaCGATAAGACGATAACAGTTGACGTTCCCACTACCAACATATCGACAAGCAAGGGAAACAAAGTGATCGCTGGTGAAGTTTCAAACAAACATGGGCCAAGTAATGGTAGCGGAAGCAGTCGGAGTAACAATAACTTCAACCTGCACAATCTTTCCTCCGACAGCAATGACGA aaGGGCTTCTGCATTGTCTTCTCCGTTTCAAAGCAACGGAGGAAAAGTGACCGAAGTCACAACGAGTGGAAGCTTCTCCAAGAAAAGCCATAAACTGTCAATGAACCAGACATTAGCCCAAGAGGATGAAACCCGCGTATCGAACACCAATGGTAACAAAACTgtcgacgacgatgatgacgatgatgacgatcgcTCTGATACTCACAGCGATAGTGATAGCGATACTCCAACCAAAAAAGAGACG cagaagcaaaacaaaaataagaaagcGGCTCTGTTTGCTCGAGTGTTTATAAATACGGCCGCTGGTAGTGGTGGTAAGGGAAAGGGCGGTAAAGGCAAAGGCGGGAAGGGCAAAGGTCAGGTATACATTGACCATGTGGATGAGCTAAATGTGACGAAAAGCAATGGGACTTCGACGACACCAAATGCCAACAGCCAAACAGTAACGAACGCGGAGCAGCGTCGGTCAACCCAGCAGCATCTTATCGTGCCAGAGCTTTTGGGCAACGTGGAAACACCACCGAGACCTTCTTCCGAAACGGGAGAGAGTCGTCCGAACAGTCGAGCAACAGGGGTTATTGCTGCCGTCTCGCCTACGCTGGATAAGATGCTCTTCTCACATACCAGTGGTGCCTTAAGTAATAACAACCTTTCGCTTGTCTGTCGGATAGATTTGAGTCGTTTGTTGAAAATTCCACCGCCGCCAGCACAGAATCGACCACAGTCTGGGCTGCGGGCCCACGAAAGCTACAACGCACACCGCAGTGCCTCTTCCGCGCGTCAGAAGAGCAGCAGCCCTTACGATCAATTGCACGGCAAACGGCGCCGGAATTCGGTTGGCCAACAAGAGCAACACGATCGTAGTGGCAGCTCCGTGCACAGTTCCTCCTCTACCCCGAGGCTATTGGAAGATCGTGTAACGTACGGTGGAAGTGTTCCCTCCCGTATTCTTGCGGACGACTGTTCCCCGGTGTTAGAGAATGGAGGCGGTTCGTTGCGACATCGGAGTAATTCCATTAACAGTGATCATAGCGGTGCGGCTCAAAAGGCTAGGGAATATCGTGGCGGAATTGATGCAGCTTATGGAAATAATTCACCTTCAATGCACCAGCGACATAATCATCATACTACCTACACTAACCATCACCATCTTGGCAGTCAATCTGAAATCAATTCAAAAGGTGTCGAAAGCGAAAAATATGACGAAAAGTTGTTAGCTAAATCAGAAAAACTCAACTACGATGAACAGCAGCAACGCCTAAAAGAAGATAAAGCATCCTCTCTGTTGTTTGGCGGTAGCCGCGTGGGTAACGGAAAATATTCCAGCTATAGTGGCGTAATAAAACAGGAAGGCAGTGCGGGAGCAGCTCAATCCATAATCAAGCAAGAGTACAATAGAGAAGAGCTGATGGTTGACAGTAAGCTTGGAAAGCAACCGGTGGGTTCTATATTGACAAACGGTACGGCAGGAGAGGGAGAATCCATTGGCACGTTGGGTGGAAGCGGTCGGATGCGTAAACGGTCTACTAGTGCCGGAAGTAACAATACGTACAAGGAGAAGCGccgaaaaaaggacaaatcATCCGCAAATTTACAG ACTGATCAACTTGACCAACTTCCTCCGACCAATCATGACCGGTTAGATGAATGTGCTCTAGGAGCAAACTCAGGACGGACAGCACTAACGACAGAAAGGAGCTCCATCGGTGGACAGCAGCATCCGGCAGCATTGCATCACAGTAGCTCGAATCATCAAagtcaacagcaacagcatctgATATCATCAGTCAGTTCTGGCAATGGATTTGATTCAGTCAATGCACCAATTACCGACGGTAACGTTGGAACACCAGTAGAAATCCCGGTGCAGATCAAAAAGGTGTACGTGTCGTATTTCGAGCGCAGCGACGAAATACCGGAAATACGGGACCAAAGCCGTTTTCTGTCGGAAGCCAAACGATTAAAACACGCAGCTGATCGAGAGGGAGATCATTTAGCACAAGCAATGTTGTACCTGGAAGCcgtgttgtttttcttgctcACCGGAGACacgatggaacgggatccgATAACCGAGAAAGCTGCCTTCACGATGTACAAAGATACGCTTTGTTTAATTAA attcATTTCGTCCAAATTTCGTAGTCAACTACAAAATCAAACAGTCCAGGGTAACATTCATACTAAGGTGGCCATTCTGAG TCTGCGTTGTCAGTCGTTGATCTATCTCAAGTTGTACAAGATGCGCCGActtgaaatgaaagaaacggCAAAGACAATCGGCGAATTTAACCACAAAACCAGCACAGTGCCGGCAGAGTTGGCTAATGGAAACACTCCATCACCACTTTCACCAACGTCGGTTGGTTCGCAG AGTTCCGGTTACAGTTCCGGCCAGAACAACCACGTTGGATCAATACCGCCGATGAATTCGTCCCCTGCCCAATGCATTATTATGCCAATAAAC GTTCACAATGCGTATCAAAAGCAGACCACATTGTTTACACACCTTTCCACTTGTCTTGATCTTTGGGAGCAAGCGGACAGCTTAGTTTCGCGAGGGAACCATGTCG aatttttcaTTGAACTGGATCACGAAAATGGACCCATGACGCTGCATAGCTCACTGCACAATGTCGTAAAGTACGTGCAAGCCGGGATTCAGAAGCTTCGGCGCATGTAA